GAGTTGGGTCAACGACCATTAGAAGAATATCAGCGCTCTCTTCTACTCCCCGTCCAAAATGTTCTATTCCAGCATCAGTATCGACTATTATGATTTCATTCTCCGGCAAGTTTATTTTCTTCAAGAACTCGCGAGCAAGAGCATTTAACGGGCAGGCGCATCCTTCTTTGTACTCGCTAATTTTTCCTATAACCAGCAAGCCCAGTCCATCGCTCCATGACACTATTTCTTTAGGTAGTTTGTTAATGCCTTTTTCTGTAAAGCTCCAATCCAGATTTTTCTTCGATCTAAACAATGCATCCGCTACGTTTCGTCTACCTCCAAGAAATTCCATTAAGGTTTTGCTGGGAGGTTTCAACCCGAGCATAACATAAAGTGTCGCATTTGATTCATCCATGTCGACAACCAATACTTTAGCTTTCTCACCGCATAATCGCCTAGCTAAAAGCGTTACAACAGTGCTTTTACCACTGCCTCCTTTTCCAAAAACGAGAATTTTAGCCGACTTCATATAATATCGCTAATATCTTAGATATTCAGTATATAATGCTTTTCCAGAATCAGCACTTAGGCTACATTCTAAAGGTAAGATACATAGCTAGCCAAGTATTCTATTACCTTGGTGACTAGTTTGGATTGGAAAGCTTTAATCATCGCCTCGCTAGCCTTTGGACTATATGTTCTCTGTCCAAGAATGAGTGCGATGATAGTACAACAGGCTAAACTGAAAAAGGTGAGCGTTCCGGCCGTTATAGTTCTAGGTACTTTAATATCCATACCTTTATTCATAATTCTCGTAAACATTCTAGTTAATTTTGGGTTGGAATGGGCTATACTTTTCGCTGCGCTTGGAGATTTTGCCGCTGCAGTTTTGCTCGGAACCATAGATGTCAAAGCAGGGCTTGAGCTGGCGATAATAACATTGTTTGTATATGCGGGGATAAGACTTGCACCGGCTATAGCTGAAGCTATTGTCGAACTGCTTGCATAGTAGTATTACTTTATAACATGTATTTGCGAAGCCTTGACGTACAAGTATACTTTTTCTTGACGTTTTAAACCTAGATTATAGAAAGAGCTTTTAGTTACGTAGGCTTTTATAGAAAGACCATTCACTCCTATTTTTAACAAAACAAGCGGCCCTTCGTCAACATAATCATCTATAAGGCCTATAAGTTCGTTTTTCGCGCTCGAAGTTAATGGCTGCTTTGAAATCACGACATTCTCAGGTCTAAACATTACAGCCACTTTCCCTTCGTATGCTCCGCAAACAGTGAAATGAACAGGACCTAGATCAACTATTGATAGGCCTTCCTCAATCGGCTTGGCTTCCCCTTTAAAAATATTTCCTGCACGTGTAAACCATGCTACAAATTCGGATTTGGGCTTATAGAAGATTTCTTGAGGAGTTCCTATTTGCTCTATCACACCTTTATTTAAAACAGCTACTTTATTGGCTAGTGAAAGAGCCTCTGTAAAGTCATGAGTTACGTGTATTACCGTTGTCTCAAACTCGCTTTGTATCTTCTTTAAGTATCCTCGTAGCTCCCATCGAAGCACAGGATCGACAGCCGCTAAAGGCTCGTCCAGCAGAAGCAATTTAGGCTCTATGACCAAAGCTCTCGCTAGGGCAACTCTTTGGGCTTCTCCACCGCTTAAAGTTCTTGGCGACCTTTTCAACAAATGGGCTATTTCAAGCTTTTCTGCGACGTTTTTCACTTTTAACTTTATCTCGTCTTCTGGGAGTTTTCTAATTTTTAACCCGAACGCAATATTGTCATAGACAGAGAGGTGGGGGAAGAGAGCATAGTTTTGTGGAACATAGCCAACATTTCTCTTCTCTGGAGGTGCTTGGGTCATGTCAACCCCGTCGATATAAACTTTACCCTTGTCAGGATCAAGTATGCCAGCTATAATTTGGAGGAGTAGAGTTTTACCGGCGCCTGAGGGTCCGAGAACTACGAAATATTCTTTTTCATAAGCTTTAAGCGAAATTTTTTCAAGCTTAAATTCTTTAAAGTCTTTCCATATGTTAACTAGTTCGAGACAGATTTTCATTGCTCAGCCTCCTTTAGAATTAGTCTGAGAAATGCGAAAACAGCTAAGCTTATCAAGGCGAGAGCGGCTGAGAGCGATAGGGCGGCGTCAAGGCCGTATCCGAGAAACCTTTCGATTACAAGGGTTGCAGCGACCTTAGGATAGTATGCTACGATAATTATTGCTCCTACCTCGCTAATAGCTCGTGCTAGGGATAGAACAAAGCCAGCAACGAAATGCCTAAAGGCTAGAGGGAAAGAAACCTTGAAAAATACTTTAAGCAGGGAGGCTCCCAGAGTTCTGGCAACGTTTTCAAGCTCTACATCAACAGAATCGAATCCAGCTCTAACTGTCGTTACAAATATTGGCGCTGAAACAAACATCATCGCGAAGACTATACCCCAATAGTTATCTTCAATTATTAAGCCTATCCTAGAGAGCAGAGATCCAATAGGAGCCCGCGAGTTATAAGCTAAAAGCACCATTATACCAGCCACGCTGTGAGGCAAAGCAAGCGGTATTTCCAGAGAGCTTACGACTATTCGCGAGAATGAATTTTTATGCCTTGAAAGAACATAAGCTAAGGGTGTTCCGAAAATAGCTAT
This genomic stretch from Thermoproteales archaeon harbors:
- a CDS encoding ABC transporter ATP-binding protein; amino-acid sequence: MKICLELVNIWKDFKEFKLEKISLKAYEKEYFVVLGPSGAGKTLLLQIIAGILDPDKGKVYIDGVDMTQAPPEKRNVGYVPQNYALFPHLSVYDNIAFGLKIRKLPEDEIKLKVKNVAEKLEIAHLLKRSPRTLSGGEAQRVALARALVIEPKLLLLDEPLAAVDPVLRWELRGYLKKIQSEFETTVIHVTHDFTEALSLANKVAVLNKGVIEQIGTPQEIFYKPKSEFVAWFTRAGNIFKGEAKPIEEGLSIVDLGPVHFTVCGAYEGKVAVMFRPENVVISKQPLTSSAKNELIGLIDDYVDEGPLVLLKIGVNGLSIKAYVTKSSFYNLGLKRQEKVYLYVKASQIHVIK
- a CDS encoding AAA family ATPase gives rise to the protein MKSAKILVFGKGGSGKSTVVTLLARRLCGEKAKVLVVDMDESNATLYVMLGLKPPSKTLMEFLGGRRNVADALFRSKKNLDWSFTEKGINKLPKEIVSWSDGLGLLVIGKISEYKEGCACPLNALAREFLKKINLPENEIIIVDTDAGIEHFGRGVEESADILLMVVDPTLESIVIAEKAIKLSSRAGKPLYFILNKVDKNIEKLMLERLPKDKVLAIIKYEPQITMLCLKGQPLNLNIPEIDKLVHSIKEMLS
- a CDS encoding ABC transporter permease — translated: MNKGYYFFSTLGSILILFLLIPVAICLALGGAALGDVVQDKEALDAIYLSFHAGFVSGILIAIFGTPLAYVLSRHKNSFSRIVVSSLEIPLALPHSVAGIMVLLAYNSRAPIGSLLSRIGLIIEDNYWGIVFAMMFVSAPIFVTTVRAGFDSVDVELENVARTLGASLLKVFFKVSFPLAFRHFVAGFVLSLARAISEVGAIIIVAYYPKVAATLVIERFLGYGLDAALSLSAALALISLAVFAFLRLILKEAEQ